In a single window of the Actinomycetota bacterium genome:
- a CDS encoding MarR family transcriptional regulator has protein sequence MSDASTTPRSAVDLADPAQFELALRVGYAWREMRRGAAAGALRDHFFGVGAEALEPGQMDALDLLVQRTWRMGDLADALHIDPSSATRAVQRLARAGLVERFADPDDRRVVVVSVTDAGRSRHESAAARRTSALARILAEYETDELGTLVDMMERFVAALEHLVAELGADKSVEA, from the coding sequence ATGTCGGACGCCAGCACGACTCCGCGATCGGCGGTCGACCTCGCCGACCCCGCCCAGTTCGAGTTGGCGCTTCGCGTCGGTTACGCATGGAGGGAGATGCGCCGCGGCGCGGCCGCCGGGGCGTTGCGTGACCACTTCTTCGGCGTCGGCGCCGAAGCCCTCGAACCCGGCCAGATGGACGCCCTCGACCTGCTCGTCCAGCGGACGTGGCGCATGGGCGACCTCGCCGACGCGCTGCACATCGACCCCTCCAGCGCCACGCGGGCGGTGCAGCGACTTGCGCGTGCGGGGCTCGTCGAGCGATTCGCGGACCCCGACGACAGGCGGGTGGTGGTGGTGTCGGTGACCGACGCCGGACGCAGCCGCCACGAGAGCGCGGCGGCTCGACGCACGAGCGCACTCGCTCGGATCCTCGCGGAGTACGAGACCGACGAGCTGGGCACACTCGTCGACATGATGGAGCGCTTCGTAGCTGCCCTGGAGCATCTCGTCGCCGAGCTGGGTGCCGACAAGTCCGTCGAAGCGTAG
- a CDS encoding ATP-binding protein gives MDEHEVLRLRRELYGRLPVAAVGYSADGRHVNFAGPVELGLRVGDLAVVERVDDSSVVVQVHDAETVEREGAQVDLATEHGGQFDSMRARLRLRAVNGDAVVLGRLAGETYEPVASVDAFGECAIRSATAAEVGVIATATDAGMDTMEIGSWRQAPTVPARLRSKGFARHTFMCGQSGSGKTYTTGVLFERLLAATTLPIVVLDPNSDHVLLGDMRDHDDPSPAGQRYRAVAGDVRTVRSRGHDASYTLCADFSDLPIGIQAHLLRLHPLRDLEGYAALRQVRARLTAPYSVADVASAAAADVETAPLALRIENLGIDEWTLWRRPGEISLSSVGLRDERCVVVDLGSLPEPDSRTAVAFVMLANRWSHRHERRPSLIAIDEAHNILPAVTDDALLAATNDLGVLIAGEGRKFGLHLFVATQRPDKVHPNVVSQCDNLVLMRMNGQADVEDLVGVFSHVPAGLLRQASGFGLGQALVAGPISPLPQLVQIGNRLTAEGGADVPTTWTNPPT, from the coding sequence ATGGATGAGCACGAGGTGCTGCGGCTTCGCCGTGAGCTCTACGGCCGTTTGCCGGTAGCCGCGGTCGGCTACTCGGCCGACGGGCGCCACGTCAACTTCGCCGGGCCGGTCGAGCTCGGGCTGCGCGTCGGCGACCTCGCCGTAGTCGAGCGTGTCGACGACTCGTCTGTGGTGGTGCAGGTGCACGACGCGGAGACCGTTGAGCGTGAAGGAGCGCAGGTAGATCTCGCCACCGAGCATGGCGGTCAGTTCGACTCGATGCGGGCCCGGTTACGCCTACGCGCGGTGAATGGCGATGCGGTGGTACTCGGACGGCTGGCGGGCGAGACGTACGAACCAGTCGCGTCCGTCGATGCCTTCGGTGAGTGCGCGATCCGTTCCGCCACGGCCGCCGAGGTCGGCGTCATCGCCACCGCAACCGACGCCGGGATGGACACCATGGAGATCGGCTCGTGGCGTCAGGCGCCGACGGTGCCAGCGCGCCTGCGCAGCAAAGGCTTCGCCCGGCACACCTTCATGTGCGGGCAGTCGGGCTCGGGCAAGACCTACACGACGGGAGTGCTGTTCGAGCGCCTCCTTGCCGCCACGACGCTGCCGATCGTCGTGCTCGACCCCAACTCCGACCACGTCTTGCTCGGCGACATGCGCGACCACGACGACCCGTCGCCGGCAGGGCAGCGCTACCGCGCGGTGGCCGGCGACGTCCGCACCGTGCGCAGCCGGGGTCACGACGCCAGCTACACGCTGTGTGCCGACTTCAGCGACCTACCGATCGGCATCCAGGCGCATCTGTTGCGGCTCCACCCCCTGCGCGACCTCGAGGGCTACGCCGCCCTGCGGCAGGTGAGGGCCAGGCTGACGGCTCCGTACTCGGTCGCCGACGTCGCGTCGGCCGCTGCCGCAGACGTAGAGACCGCGCCGCTGGCGTTGCGCATCGAGAACCTGGGCATCGACGAGTGGACCCTCTGGCGCCGGCCCGGCGAGATCTCGCTCAGCTCCGTCGGGCTGCGCGACGAGCGCTGCGTCGTCGTCGATCTCGGCAGCCTGCCCGAGCCCGACTCGCGCACCGCTGTCGCCTTCGTCATGCTCGCCAACCGGTGGTCCCACCGGCACGAGCGCCGGCCCTCACTGATCGCCATCGACGAAGCCCACAACATCCTCCCCGCCGTCACCGACGACGCGCTGCTCGCGGCGACCAACGACCTCGGCGTGTTGATCGCCGGCGAAGGCCGCAAGTTCGGCCTGCACCTGTTCGTGGCCACGCAGCGACCGGACAAGGTGCACCCGAACGTCGTGTCGCAGTGCGACAACCTGGTGCTGATGCGCATGAACGGCCAGGCCGACGTCGAAGACCTGGTCGGCGTGTTCTCCCATGTGCCCGCCGGCCTGCTTCGCCAGGCCAGCGGGTTCGGGCTGGGCCAGGCACTCGTCGCCGGTCCGATCTCGCCGCTTCCCCAACTCGTGCAGATCGGCAATCGCCTCACCGCCGAGGGCGGCGCCGACGTACCGACGACGTGGACCAACCCACCAACCTGA
- a CDS encoding two pore domain potassium channel family protein — MTNTPDARAVGHGLGEFDSSEFWRFVAISLVRTMAQVTVIAVAYHVLPVSSSQPGGIGIRALVAAVAIAAVVVWQLRGIQHSKYPIVRGFEALTVAVSFMVCVFATAFLCLSARDVNAFSEPLEPTGALYFTMTTLTTTGYGDIYARTDGARIAVMVQMLFNVVVVGAVIKLIISAARQRVQSVHAG, encoded by the coding sequence GTGACGAACACACCCGACGCGCGGGCGGTTGGCCACGGGCTCGGCGAGTTCGATTCGAGCGAATTCTGGCGATTCGTGGCGATCAGTCTGGTGCGCACCATGGCACAGGTGACGGTGATCGCCGTGGCGTACCACGTGCTGCCGGTGAGCTCGTCGCAGCCGGGAGGGATCGGGATTCGCGCCCTCGTCGCTGCTGTGGCAATCGCGGCCGTAGTCGTCTGGCAGCTTCGCGGGATCCAGCACTCGAAGTACCCCATCGTGCGCGGGTTCGAAGCCTTGACCGTCGCAGTGTCGTTCATGGTCTGCGTGTTCGCGACGGCGTTCCTCTGCCTGTCGGCGCGTGACGTGAATGCGTTCAGCGAACCGCTCGAACCGACCGGGGCGCTGTACTTCACGATGACGACCTTGACCACCACCGGTTACGGCGACATCTACGCGCGCACTGACGGGGCCCGGATTGCAGTGATGGTGCAGATGCTGTTCAACGTGGTGGTGGTAGGTGCCGTCATCAAGTTGATCATCAGCGCGGCCCGTCAGCGGGTCCAATCAGTGCATGCCGGCTGA
- a CDS encoding DUF2236 domain-containing protein, protein MVPSDAELEALRLVGDPLADDVVGALFRKGEIRRVNELMRALVENGAPVPAGLPEEVRDYLARDPLPADVDRARIERSERFFQVWGMQISMSLFCASLPSAYAAAKGVKVLFETARLQTDTRRRIFETGQFLMDVMAPGGLGPGGAGVRSAQRVRLMHAAVRHLLLADGNWDEAKWGLPINQEDLAGTLLSFSYVPIEPLARLGIAVSRSEQEDYLYTWSVIGEMLGVRTHVRPTTVEDATALVTAIRRRQYDSSPEGIAMTDALVTTMEQMTPHLGSRPGRPAHVRGLGRLVPVMIRHLIGDDVANMVAVPPGRPGWFRLLEPLLGLLRLVESDIEHDAHVKRMIEPFARAVLLGMFDHERGGTRPPFAIPDELARTWELSS, encoded by the coding sequence ATGGTGCCGAGCGATGCAGAGCTGGAAGCGCTGCGTCTCGTCGGCGACCCGCTCGCCGACGACGTGGTCGGCGCACTGTTCCGTAAAGGCGAGATCAGGCGAGTCAACGAGCTGATGCGCGCGCTCGTCGAGAACGGCGCGCCGGTACCGGCCGGGCTTCCCGAGGAGGTGCGCGACTACCTCGCCCGCGACCCACTGCCCGCCGACGTCGATCGGGCACGCATCGAACGGTCCGAGAGGTTTTTCCAGGTGTGGGGGATGCAGATCTCGATGTCGCTGTTCTGCGCGTCGCTGCCGTCGGCATACGCGGCCGCGAAGGGCGTCAAGGTGCTGTTCGAGACGGCCAGGCTCCAGACCGACACGCGGCGGCGCATCTTCGAGACGGGGCAGTTCCTGATGGACGTCATGGCCCCCGGCGGGCTCGGTCCTGGCGGGGCAGGGGTCCGTTCCGCTCAACGGGTGAGGTTGATGCACGCCGCCGTGCGTCACCTCCTGCTGGCCGACGGCAACTGGGACGAAGCCAAGTGGGGTCTCCCGATCAACCAGGAGGATCTCGCCGGCACGCTGCTGTCGTTCTCCTACGTACCGATCGAGCCGCTCGCCCGGCTGGGCATCGCGGTCAGCCGGTCGGAGCAGGAGGACTACCTCTACACCTGGAGCGTGATCGGCGAGATGCTCGGCGTCCGAACGCATGTGCGCCCGACGACGGTCGAGGATGCGACCGCGCTGGTGACGGCGATCCGCCGGCGGCAGTACGACTCCTCGCCGGAGGGCATCGCGATGACCGACGCCCTGGTCACGACGATGGAGCAGATGACCCCGCACCTCGGGTCGCGACCGGGTCGACCGGCGCACGTGCGCGGGCTCGGGCGGCTGGTGCCGGTGATGATCCGCCACCTGATCGGCGACGACGTCGCGAACATGGTCGCCGTGCCCCCCGGGCGGCCCGGCTGGTTTCGGCTGCTCGAACCTCTGCTCGGGCTGCTGCGCCTCGTCGAGTCCGACATCGAGCACGATGCCCATGTGAAGCGGATGATCGAACCGTTCGCCCGTGCCGTCCTGCTCGGGATGTTCGACCACGAGCGCGGCGGAACGCGCCCACCGTTCGCCATTCCCGACGAGCTCGCGCGCACGTGGGAGTTGTCCTCGTGA
- a CDS encoding adenylate/guanylate cyclase domain-containing protein — MADPDGGAALSDGAAEPSAAALTFLFTDIVDSSRHWDAAPASMRVSLARHDELLHEIIRRWHGTVVKHTGDGVMAVFGSVVDAIDASVAAQLALSGTEWDTAGAVPLVVRMGIHTGEADSRAGDYFGMAVTHAARLMGVACGGQILVSEVSSRLASEAGLRHGRRLTEIGAVALKGVARTEHPTQVQCSGLQVDFPRQAAAPSEQTGFVPVPMAAMIGRQAEIDRVVGLLEADRLVTIVGTGGVGKTRLAVEVATTIRSRCVDGVWWVDLAPAGSADSVVHTLSSALDVMATPNRDPLDGVIDSYVDREALVVLDNCEHVVAEVARLVRTLLQRCGRVRFLATSLVPIGLAAEQVVMLEPLAVDAQSSGGSSGGPSAAVRLFVERARAASGTFEADAATLETVAEICRRLDGVPLAIELAASKARSLGASQILTRLTDRFRLLDSSRRHDDDRHQSMTRVLEWSYDLLTPAAREVFDRLAVFPASFDLAAAESVATGGTVEAADVVDRVDELVDHSMLVADVGSSSPYRMFDMMREFGRLRLDVGGQRQAVEQRFVAHWVEFAGAARAGVRGREEAYWRDAVGAELNNLRAAHGLLLDAGDVDGALRLPVTLFEYAFFSLRPEIGDWAAAALAAEGAPDSPEWADATAVAAMLAWVKGDWSQAERHLAALDSAASATACYLPEFAHGLIAAFRSQPEQQLARYERCREIAEADGDAFRTALISGQVAFAKALLLRPEGTAAGEHAVELAESLGNPTALSTALWALGTAAMAPDPARALRCFSRSAELARAAGSTLNEVSAESSALGVHDRSRSALDELVYLRDRWEYWHRGGSTPVHWYVARKVALALMRSGQYRAAAVLFGAERKAQLSLPPSPGDARRIAEALNTLRERIGADELDELMVVGAAMDHAERGRYVQEALQSAVAGLRISAAT; from the coding sequence GTGGCTGATCCTGATGGTGGAGCGGCCCTCTCCGACGGGGCGGCGGAACCGTCCGCCGCCGCGTTGACGTTCCTGTTCACCGACATCGTCGACAGCAGTCGCCATTGGGATGCCGCACCGGCCTCGATGCGGGTCTCCCTGGCCCGCCACGACGAGTTGTTGCACGAGATCATCCGCCGGTGGCACGGCACGGTCGTGAAGCACACCGGCGACGGGGTGATGGCCGTGTTCGGCAGCGTCGTCGACGCCATCGACGCATCGGTCGCCGCGCAGCTCGCGCTCAGCGGCACGGAGTGGGACACCGCGGGAGCAGTGCCGCTCGTCGTGCGGATGGGCATCCACACCGGCGAGGCAGATTCGAGAGCCGGCGACTACTTCGGCATGGCGGTCACCCACGCGGCACGGCTGATGGGTGTCGCCTGCGGTGGACAGATCCTCGTGTCGGAGGTGTCATCGCGACTCGCGTCCGAGGCTGGCCTGCGTCACGGCCGCCGGTTGACGGAGATCGGCGCCGTCGCGCTGAAAGGTGTCGCCCGCACCGAGCATCCGACCCAAGTGCAGTGCAGCGGGCTGCAGGTCGACTTCCCGCGTCAGGCCGCAGCACCGAGCGAGCAGACCGGGTTCGTGCCGGTTCCGATGGCGGCGATGATCGGCCGGCAGGCCGAGATCGACCGCGTCGTAGGGCTGTTGGAGGCCGACCGACTGGTGACGATCGTCGGTACCGGCGGCGTGGGCAAGACCCGGCTGGCGGTCGAGGTCGCCACAACGATCCGGTCCCGGTGCGTCGACGGGGTGTGGTGGGTGGACCTCGCCCCGGCGGGCAGCGCCGACTCCGTCGTGCACACGCTCTCGTCTGCCCTCGACGTGATGGCTACCCCCAACCGGGACCCGCTGGACGGCGTGATCGACAGCTATGTCGACCGCGAAGCCCTGGTCGTGCTCGACAACTGCGAGCACGTCGTGGCCGAGGTGGCCCGCCTCGTGCGCACGCTGCTCCAGCGCTGCGGCCGCGTCCGGTTCCTCGCGACGAGCCTCGTCCCGATCGGGCTGGCCGCCGAACAAGTGGTGATGCTCGAGCCACTCGCCGTCGATGCGCAGTCGTCGGGCGGGTCGTCGGGCGGGCCGTCGGCGGCGGTGCGGCTCTTCGTCGAGCGGGCCCGTGCCGCGTCGGGCACGTTCGAGGCAGATGCCGCAACCCTCGAGACTGTGGCGGAGATCTGCCGCCGACTCGACGGAGTGCCCTTGGCGATCGAGCTCGCCGCGTCCAAGGCTCGCTCGCTCGGGGCGTCGCAGATCCTCACCCGGCTCACGGACCGCTTCCGCCTTCTCGATTCGAGCCGGCGCCACGACGACGACCGTCACCAGAGCATGACCCGCGTCCTCGAGTGGTCGTACGACCTGTTGACACCGGCGGCGCGCGAGGTCTTCGACCGGCTCGCGGTGTTCCCCGCCAGCTTCGACCTCGCCGCCGCGGAGAGCGTCGCCACAGGTGGCACCGTGGAGGCGGCCGACGTCGTCGACCGCGTCGACGAGCTCGTCGACCACTCGATGCTCGTCGCCGATGTCGGGAGTAGCTCCCCCTATCGGATGTTCGACATGATGCGCGAGTTCGGCCGCCTGCGCCTCGACGTCGGCGGGCAGCGGCAAGCGGTGGAGCAGCGCTTCGTCGCACACTGGGTCGAGTTCGCCGGCGCTGCTCGCGCCGGAGTCCGTGGTCGCGAGGAGGCCTACTGGCGCGACGCAGTCGGCGCCGAGCTGAACAACCTCCGTGCCGCCCACGGTCTGCTGCTCGACGCGGGCGACGTAGACGGTGCACTGCGCCTGCCGGTCACCCTGTTCGAGTACGCGTTCTTCTCGCTCCGCCCCGAGATCGGCGACTGGGCAGCGGCCGCGCTCGCGGCCGAGGGAGCGCCGGATTCGCCGGAGTGGGCCGACGCGACCGCCGTCGCGGCCATGCTCGCCTGGGTGAAGGGAGACTGGTCGCAGGCGGAGCGTCATCTCGCAGCCCTCGACTCCGCCGCATCCGCGACGGCGTGCTACCTGCCGGAGTTCGCCCACGGCTTGATCGCCGCGTTCCGCTCTCAACCCGAGCAGCAGCTCGCGAGATACGAGCGCTGTCGTGAGATCGCCGAGGCCGACGGCGACGCCTTCCGCACAGCGCTCATCTCCGGACAGGTCGCCTTCGCGAAGGCCCTCCTCCTCAGACCCGAAGGGACGGCAGCCGGCGAACACGCGGTCGAGCTCGCCGAGAGCCTCGGCAATCCGACCGCGCTCTCGACCGCGCTGTGGGCGCTCGGAACCGCAGCGATGGCGCCAGACCCGGCGCGCGCCCTGCGCTGCTTCTCCCGCTCGGCCGAGCTCGCCCGCGCGGCCGGGTCGACGCTCAACGAGGTGTCCGCTGAATCCAGCGCGCTCGGGGTCCACGACAGGTCGAGGTCCGCGCTCGACGAGCTCGTCTACCTGCGGGATCGTTGGGAGTACTGGCATCGGGGCGGATCCACACCTGTTCACTGGTACGTCGCCCGCAAGGTGGCCCTGGCTCTGATGCGCTCGGGGCAGTACAGGGCCGCCGCGGTGCTGTTCGGTGCGGAGCGCAAGGCGCAACTCAGTCTCCCGCCGTCGCCGGGGGATGCCCGGCGCATCGCCGAGGCATTGAACACGTTGCGCGAGCGGATCGGCGCCGACGAGCTCGACGAGCTGATGGTGGTCGGCGCCGCCATGGACCACGCCGAGCGGGGGCGCTACGTGCAAGAAGCGCTCCAATCCGCGGTGGCCGGGCTGCGCATCAGCGCGGCGACATGA
- a CDS encoding ABC-F family ATP-binding cassette domain-containing protein gives MICVDLADVTVTQPDKVLFADLSVTVASGDRVAVVGVNGSGKTTLLRLMTGALAPDAGAVRFGRGVRIASLEQDPVLPPGTVGDFLGDSWEVAAVATRLGVQPLLDRRTDELSGGQAKRVALARVLAEDEHGDHDMVVLDEPTNHLDLEAIEWLEARLVVMTSALVLVTHDRHALDRLTSAVGPSKVVELDGGRCFVHQAAAGSSAYATYLEARAERIEREAQEESTRKILARKELAWLRRGAPARSTKPKARLRSAREIVAGGPAPAGVRDQGLQLGGGTTRLGNQVVELEGVAQRFTTADGATLTVFENVDLLIEPGARLAVVGPNGSGKTTLLDIVAGRAVPAAGTVTRGKTVVVGFADQHAGDLDPDAIVRKLVAGPYREPDHRDRALLERFWFDTTAQYAPVRMLSGGERRRLQLVMVLATEPNLLILDEPTNDLDLDTLRSLEAYLDDWPGALVVASHDRAFLDRVADHVLAIDPEGAVRRVPGGVSGWLAERASPRSPAKRPSAVPAAAGRVAKGRSGPSPSTIGRQLRETEQAMAKAQARVDRLSERLAATTEHGELVTLGTELAAAHADLDALESRWLTLADH, from the coding sequence GTGATCTGTGTCGACCTCGCCGATGTGACGGTGACGCAACCGGACAAGGTGCTGTTCGCCGATCTCTCGGTGACCGTGGCCAGCGGTGATCGCGTGGCCGTGGTCGGGGTCAACGGTTCTGGCAAGACGACGCTGCTTCGGTTGATGACCGGCGCGCTGGCGCCCGATGCCGGCGCCGTGCGCTTCGGCCGGGGTGTGCGGATCGCGTCGCTCGAACAGGACCCGGTACTGCCGCCCGGCACGGTGGGCGACTTCCTCGGCGACTCGTGGGAGGTGGCGGCGGTGGCCACGCGGCTCGGCGTGCAGCCGCTCCTCGATCGACGAACCGACGAGCTGTCGGGCGGGCAGGCCAAGCGGGTGGCGCTCGCCCGCGTGCTGGCCGAGGACGAGCACGGCGATCACGACATGGTCGTGCTGGATGAGCCGACCAACCACCTCGACCTCGAGGCGATCGAGTGGCTCGAGGCGCGCCTGGTGGTGATGACCTCGGCGCTCGTGCTCGTCACCCACGACCGCCACGCGCTCGATCGGCTGACGAGCGCTGTCGGGCCGAGCAAGGTGGTCGAGCTCGACGGCGGACGGTGCTTCGTGCATCAGGCGGCGGCGGGGTCGAGTGCCTACGCCACGTACCTCGAGGCGCGCGCCGAGCGCATCGAGCGCGAGGCGCAGGAGGAGTCGACGCGCAAGATCCTCGCCCGCAAGGAGCTCGCCTGGCTGCGCCGGGGCGCTCCGGCACGATCGACCAAACCGAAGGCCCGCCTGCGCTCCGCTCGCGAGATCGTCGCTGGCGGGCCGGCGCCGGCCGGCGTTCGCGATCAGGGCCTGCAGCTGGGTGGCGGCACGACTCGGCTCGGCAACCAGGTCGTCGAGCTGGAAGGCGTGGCCCAGCGGTTCACCACGGCAGACGGCGCGACGCTGACGGTGTTCGAGAACGTCGATCTCCTGATCGAACCCGGAGCGCGGCTGGCGGTGGTCGGCCCGAACGGGTCGGGAAAGACGACGCTGCTCGACATCGTCGCCGGTCGGGCCGTACCGGCAGCGGGCACGGTGACCCGCGGCAAGACGGTCGTGGTCGGGTTCGCCGACCAGCACGCTGGAGATCTCGACCCCGACGCGATCGTCCGCAAGCTGGTTGCCGGGCCGTACCGCGAGCCAGATCACCGTGACCGGGCGCTGCTGGAACGGTTCTGGTTCGACACGACGGCGCAGTACGCGCCGGTGCGGATGCTGTCGGGAGGGGAGCGTCGGCGCCTGCAACTGGTGATGGTGCTGGCCACCGAGCCCAACCTGTTGATCCTCGACGAGCCGACCAACGACCTCGACCTCGACACGCTGCGATCGCTCGAGGCGTACCTCGACGACTGGCCGGGAGCGCTCGTCGTCGCCAGCCACGACCGGGCGTTCCTCGATCGCGTCGCCGACCACGTGTTGGCGATCGACCCCGAGGGTGCGGTGCGCAGGGTGCCCGGCGGGGTCTCGGGGTGGCTCGCCGAGCGGGCGTCGCCGCGCTCCCCGGCCAAGCGACCGTCGGCTGTGCCCGCGGCGGCGGGACGGGTGGCCAAGGGGCGCAGCGGGCCGAGCCCGTCGACGATCGGGCGGCAACTGCGCGAGACCGAGCAGGCGATGGCCAAGGCGCAAGCGCGAGTGGACCGGCTCAGCGAGCGTCTGGCGGCGACGACCGAGCACGGCGAGCTCGTCACCCTCGGCACCGAACTCGCCGCCGCCCACGCCGACCTCGACGCCCTCGAGTCCCGCTGGCTCACCCTCGCCGACCACTAG